From a region of the Haematobia irritans isolate KBUSLIRL chromosome 4, ASM5000362v1, whole genome shotgun sequence genome:
- the LOC142236363 gene encoding uncharacterized protein LOC142236363: MFKFVLVTLALVASAAAAPGYLGGGGGLGHGYLGGGHAIAAAPAISIAHAPAISHSYAAPAITKIAAAPAISYAAPIAKISYAAPALSLGHGLGYGGGHGLALGGHGYALGGHGLALGGHGLALGGHGLGYGHGW, encoded by the exons atgttcaaattt GTTCTCGTCACTCTTGCTTTAGTTGCTAGCGCTGCTGCCGCTCCTGGCTATttgggtggtggtggtggtcttGGCCATGGTTATCTTGGCGGTGGCCATGCCATTGCTGCAGCTCCTGCAATCTCCATAGCTCATGCTCCGGCTATTTCCCATTCCTATGCAGCTCCTGCCATTACAAAAATTGCAGCTGCTCCTGCCATCTCTTATGCTGCACCAATTGCCAAAATTAGCTATGCTGCTCCTGCCTTAAGCTTGGGTCATGGATTAGGCTATGGCGGTGGCCATGGCTTGGCTTTAGGTGGTCATGGTTATGCTTTAGGTGGCCATGGCTTGGCTTTAGGTGGTCATGGTTTGGCCTTAGGTGGTCATGGTTTGGGATACGGCCATGGCTGGTAA
- the LOC142235916 gene encoding uncharacterized protein LOC142235916, producing MNEDKPARCLVNIKYVKEDKVTRLEDPKKYISVTYIPGFTERLKNSNIFDKEKFQLAEKTHRTVNELYSRTKSKLKTEEKSDVVYKIKCNGDELNTCNKIYVGTTKTKLKTRLSGHKSDVKAIDRPLEQKTALAAHCALPGHKPNLTQVDILAEERHHNKRFTLEMLHIIDVPSEKRLNYKTDIDGCSHIYREIVIKSRDRQRKLVSKVS from the exons ATGAACGAGGACAAACCTGCTCGTTGTTTAGTAAACA TTAAATATGTAAAGGAGGACAAAGTAACTCGATTGGAGGACCCGAAAAAGTATATTTCAGTCACATACATACCAGGCTTCACGGAAAGGCTGAAGAATtcaaatatatttgacaaagAAAAATTCCAGTTAGCCGAGAAGACACATCGCACAGTCAATGAACTTTATAGTAGGACGAAATCTAAGTTAAAAACGGAAGAAAAGTCGGATGTGGTTTATAAGATTAAATGCAACGGCGACGAGTTGaacacatgtaataaaatatatgttggcacaaCAAAAACGAAACTTAAAACTAGACTATCAGGTCACAAATCTGACGTAAAGGCTATTGATCGTCCTTTGGAACAAAAAACTGCACTCGCTGCCCACTGTGCATTGCCTGGACATAAACCAAATTTGACCCAAGTTGACATTTTAGCTGAAGAGAGACACCATAATAAGAGATTCACTTTAGAAATGCTACATATTATTGACGTTCCATCGGAGAAGAGACTTAATTACAAAACGGATATAGATGGATGCTCACACATATACAGGGAAATCGTTATAAAAAGCAGAGATCGACAACGAAAGTTAGTCAGtaaggtgtcataa
- the LOC142233841 gene encoding uncharacterized protein LOC142233841 — translation MFKFVLISLALVASAVATPGYLGDLDHGYYGGHAIAAAPAISYAAPAITKIAAAPAISYSAPAYAHAPSYSYAAPAITKIAAAPAISYAAPTITKYAAPSISYAAPAITKVAAAPAISYAAPAITKYTSAPTYSYAAPAITKYAAAPAISYAAPAITKYAAAPAISYAAPAVTKIAAAPAISYSAPALSFDHGYGHGLSYGHGW, via the exons atgttcaaGTTT GTCCTCATCTCTTTGGCCCTTGTTGCCAGCGCTGTAGCTACTCCTGGTTATTTGGGTGATCTTGATCATGGCTACTATGGCGGCCATGCCATTGCTGCTGCTCCTGCTATTTCATATGCAGCTCCAGCCATAACTAAAATTGCTGCGGCTCCCGCCATCTCTTATTCAGCTCCTGCTTATGCTCATGCCCCATCGTATTCATATGCTGCTCCAGCTATTACTAAAATCGCTGCTGCCCCAGCAATTTCTTATGCTGCTCCAACTATCACCAAATATGCTGCCCCTTCGATTTCCTATGCTGCCCCGGCCATTACAAAAGTAGCTGCTGCTCCAGCTATCTCTTATGCTGCCCCAGCCATTACTAAATATACATCGGCACCCACATACTCTTATGCTGCCCCTGCCATTACTAAATACGCTGCTGCCCCAGCTATTTCTTATGCCGCTCCAGCTATTACTAAATATGCTGCTGCTCCAGCAATTTCATATGCTGCCCCAGCTGTAACCAAAATTGCTGCAGCTCCAGCAATTTCATATTCAGCTCCAGCCTTAAGTTTTGACCATGGTTATGGACATGGCTTAAGCTATGGTCATGGTTGGTAA
- the LOC142236132 gene encoding uncharacterized protein LOC142236132 isoform X2, with product MIKTGILLFALFLKCNSSLAGFLSGGYGGGGEYGGGGHGGGGDYGGYGGGGGGGHAIVAAPVYKVAAVPIVKVGLAVGGGGYGGGGGGGYGGKGGGGGGYGGYEGGGGYGGKGGGGGGYGGYEGFGGKGGFGGGGGGGYGGKGGFGGGGYGGYEGGGGGGYGGKGGFGGGGYGGYEGGGGYGGKGGGGYP from the exons ggCATTCtacttttcgctctttttttgaAATGTAACTCATCTTTAGCTGGTTTCCTTAGTGGAGGCTATGGTGGTGGTGGCGAATACGGTGGTGGAGGTCATGGTGGTGGAGGTGATTATGGTGGATATGGTGGCGGCGGTGGAGGTGGTCATGCGATAGTAGCAGCTCCTGTCTATAAAGTTGCTGCAGTTCCCATTGTAAAAGTTGGCCTTGCTGTAGGAGGTGGTGGTTATGGTGGAGGCGGCGGTGGCGGTTACGGTGGCAAAGGAGGCGGCGGTGGTGGTTATGGTGGTTACGAAGGAGGTGGCGGTTATGGTGGAAAAGGAGGTGGTGGAGGCGGATATGGCGGCTATGAAGGTTTTGGTGGAAAAGGTGGTTTCGGTGGAGGCGGTGGAGGTGGTTATGGTGGAAAAGGTGGATTTGGAGGCGGTGGTTATGGAGGCTACGAAGGTGGTGGCGGCGGTGGTTATGGAGGAAAAGGTGGATTTG GTGGTGGTGGTTATGGCGGCTATGAAGGAGGTGGTGGATACGGTGGAAAAGGTGGTGGTGGATATCCGTAA
- the LOC142236132 gene encoding uncharacterized protein LOC142236132 isoform X1 — protein MIKTGILLFALFLKCNSSLAGFLSGGYGGGGEYGGGGHGGGGDYGGYGGGGGGGHAIVAAPVYKVAAVPIVKVGLAVGGGGYGGGGGGGYGGKGGGGGGYGGYEGGGGYGGKGGGGGGYGGYEGFGGKGGFGGGGGGGYGGKGGFGGGGYGGYEGGGGGGYGGKGGFGGGGFGGKGGFGGGGGYGGYEGGGGYGGKGGGGYP, from the coding sequence ggCATTCtacttttcgctctttttttgaAATGTAACTCATCTTTAGCTGGTTTCCTTAGTGGAGGCTATGGTGGTGGTGGCGAATACGGTGGTGGAGGTCATGGTGGTGGAGGTGATTATGGTGGATATGGTGGCGGCGGTGGAGGTGGTCATGCGATAGTAGCAGCTCCTGTCTATAAAGTTGCTGCAGTTCCCATTGTAAAAGTTGGCCTTGCTGTAGGAGGTGGTGGTTATGGTGGAGGCGGCGGTGGCGGTTACGGTGGCAAAGGAGGCGGCGGTGGTGGTTATGGTGGTTACGAAGGAGGTGGCGGTTATGGTGGAAAAGGAGGTGGTGGAGGCGGATATGGCGGCTATGAAGGTTTTGGTGGAAAAGGTGGTTTCGGTGGAGGCGGTGGAGGTGGTTATGGTGGAAAAGGTGGATTTGGAGGCGGTGGTTATGGAGGCTACGAAGGTGGTGGCGGCGGTGGTTATGGAGGAAAAGGTGGATTTGGTGGTGGAGGTTTTGGTGGAAAAGGAGGATTTGGAGGTGGTGGTGGTTATGGCGGCTATGAAGGAGGTGGTGGATACGGTGGAAAAGGTGGTGGTGGATATCCGTAA